The following are encoded together in the Thiobacillus sp. SCUT-2 genome:
- the murU gene encoding N-acetylmuramate alpha-1-phosphate uridylyltransferase MurU, translating to MKTAMILAAGRGERMRPLTDRTPKPLLVVGGKPLIVWHIERLRAAGFTHIVINHAHLGEQIEAALGNGAAFGVSIEYSREASALETAGGIATALPLIGADAFAVVNGDIYCEYDFSRLAEPLALLAAGRDAAHLVLVDNPAHHPQGDFVLDRGRLKDADAPLTPHPARLTFAGIGAYHRALFAHTPAGEKAPLAPLLRLAIDAGRVSGEHFGGRWVDVGTPARLDALDDELRHEHAS from the coding sequence ATGAAAACGGCAATGATCCTGGCAGCGGGCCGCGGCGAGCGCATGCGCCCGCTCACCGACCGCACGCCCAAGCCGCTCCTGGTGGTCGGCGGCAAGCCGCTGATTGTCTGGCACATCGAGCGCCTGCGTGCGGCAGGCTTCACCCACATCGTCATCAACCATGCCCACCTCGGCGAGCAGATCGAGGCCGCGCTGGGGAACGGCGCGGCGTTCGGGGTGTCGATCGAGTATTCGCGCGAGGCGAGCGCGCTGGAGACCGCCGGCGGCATCGCCACGGCGCTGCCGCTCATCGGCGCGGACGCGTTCGCCGTGGTGAACGGCGACATCTACTGCGAATACGATTTTTCGCGGCTTGCCGAGCCGCTGGCGCTGCTGGCGGCGGGGCGCGACGCGGCGCACCTGGTGCTGGTCGACAATCCGGCGCACCATCCGCAGGGCGACTTCGTGCTGGACCGCGGCCGCCTGAAGGACGCCGACGCGCCGCTCACGCCGCACCCCGCGCGGCTGACCTTTGCCGGCATCGGCGCCTACCACCGCGCGCTGTTCGCCCATACGCCGGCCGGCGAGAAGGCGCCGCTGGCACCGCTGCTGCGGCTCGCGATCGACGCCGGGCGCGTGTCCGGCGAGCATTTCGGCGGGCGCTGGGTCGACGTCGGCACGCCGGCGCGCCTGGATGCCCTGGATGACGAACTGAGACACGAGCATGCAAGCTGA
- a CDS encoding aminoglycoside phosphotransferase family protein, with amino-acid sequence MERLQALQDWAARQLGGDSLDIAPASADASFRRYFRVSAKGRDYIVMDAPPAHEDCRPFIAVARLFGDAGVHVPQVLAQDLEQGFLLLTDLGSTTYLSALDEAAADRGVARELYLASNDALIRIQQASRPGVLAEYDRALLTRELMLFPEWYVAKHLGVAMTEQQKAVLETVFERLLANNLAQPQVFVHRDWHSRNLMVSDPNPGILDFQDAVYGPITYDLASIYRDAYIQWDEEQQLDWVIRYWEKARAARLPVRQDFGDFWRDFEWMGAQRHIKVLGIFARLYHRDGKDGYLKDMPLVMHYLRKVCERYDELKPMLFLLDGLENRDVKVGYTF; translated from the coding sequence GTGGAACGTTTGCAGGCATTACAGGACTGGGCCGCCCGACAGTTGGGGGGGGATTCCCTGGATATCGCCCCCGCGTCGGCCGACGCCAGCTTTCGCCGTTATTTTCGCGTCTCTGCCAAAGGCCGCGATTATATCGTGATGGACGCGCCGCCGGCGCACGAGGATTGCCGGCCCTTCATCGCGGTCGCCCGGCTGTTCGGCGACGCGGGCGTGCACGTGCCGCAGGTGCTGGCGCAGGATCTGGAGCAGGGCTTCCTGCTGCTGACCGATCTCGGCAGCACAACCTATCTGTCGGCGCTCGACGAAGCCGCCGCCGATCGGGGCGTCGCGCGCGAGCTCTATCTGGCGTCGAACGACGCGCTGATCCGCATCCAGCAGGCGAGCCGCCCGGGCGTGCTGGCGGAATACGACCGTGCGCTCCTGACCCGCGAGCTGATGCTGTTCCCCGAGTGGTACGTCGCGAAACACCTCGGCGTCGCGATGACGGAGCAGCAGAAGGCCGTCCTCGAGACCGTGTTCGAGCGCCTCCTCGCCAACAACCTGGCTCAGCCGCAGGTCTTTGTCCACCGCGACTGGCATTCGCGCAACCTGATGGTGTCGGACCCCAATCCGGGCATTCTCGACTTCCAGGATGCCGTCTACGGCCCGATCACCTATGATCTTGCGTCGATCTACCGCGACGCCTACATCCAGTGGGACGAGGAACAGCAGCTCGACTGGGTGATCCGTTACTGGGAGAAGGCGCGTGCGGCCCGCCTGCCGGTGCGGCAGGACTTCGGCGACTTCTGGCGCGACTTCGAATGGATGGGCGCGCAGCGTCACATCAAGGTGCTTGGCATCTTCGCGCGCCTGTATCACCGCGACGGCAAGGACGGCTACCTCAAGGACATGCCGCTGGTCATGCATTACCTGCGCAAGGTGTGCGAGCGCTACGACGAGCTGAAGCCGATGCTGTTCCTGCTGGATGGATTGGAGAATCGGGATGTGAAGGTGGGGTATACGTTCTAG
- a CDS encoding LPS-assembly protein LptD gives MSTLPGFTLVALLLTAGSAAADGLVLKKDVELKGSTAAGKEGPLFLTADRIETTAPNVVEATGDVEARQAGQNFYADWLLYDLTQDQVRARGHVRLEQPALVVTGDSLKFNLGDYSGELVQPVYRFTAQPGRTRAGRADETVTGAAPVAPPQPGRGHADRIDFLNEQQCTLKHAIYTTCPIGNDDWFLKVGDLDIDRNRNVGTARNASLHFLGVPILYTPWVDFPLDNARKTGVLTPTIGTTQRSGLDILLPYYLNLAPNYDATLYPRLMSKRGMQLGTEFRYLLSDFHGVNRFEYLPNDSVANRSRWSVALNNIYRISPATEAGMLFNRVSDDDYFRDLSNLLAATSTTHLDHEAWLTTRHPNWTAELRAQSFQTLQDSTSSTPILEPYARLPQALLGVNKVFGNGLEFHLASEATRFAHPTLVEGTRVLAYPTLRMPLTNSFGYLTPQIGWHSTYYALDNSAPSQPQHVTRNLPILSLDSGVTFERPFRFADQDYQQTLEPRAYYVYAPYRDQSNIPVFDTALLDFSYAQMFTENQFIGGDRVNDANQLTLAVTSRFTEAASGLERLQVTLGQRYYFSTQQVTLNPGDPVRTSNATDLLAAVSGQITRAWRIDTAWQFDTQTGATIRQNLAASYRPGPGRVLNLGYRFIDQTTEQVDISAQWPLGHRWYGMFRYNYSFKDAKLVEGLAGFEYNAGCWSLRGVLQRLATKADQSTEAFFIQLELNGMGRIGSNPLDVLKHSVPGYRPSNELVQTP, from the coding sequence TTGTCCACCCTGCCCGGCTTTACGCTCGTCGCGCTGCTGCTGACCGCCGGTTCCGCGGCCGCGGACGGGCTCGTCCTCAAGAAGGACGTCGAGCTGAAGGGATCGACCGCCGCCGGCAAGGAAGGACCGCTTTTCCTGACGGCCGACCGCATCGAGACGACCGCCCCCAACGTCGTCGAGGCGACCGGTGACGTCGAGGCCCGGCAGGCGGGACAGAATTTCTACGCCGACTGGCTGCTCTACGACCTCACGCAGGACCAGGTCCGGGCGCGCGGCCATGTCCGCCTGGAACAGCCGGCCCTGGTCGTGACGGGGGATTCGCTGAAGTTCAACCTCGGCGACTACAGCGGCGAGCTCGTTCAGCCGGTCTACCGGTTCACGGCGCAGCCCGGACGCACGCGGGCCGGCCGTGCCGACGAGACCGTCACAGGCGCCGCACCGGTGGCGCCCCCTCAGCCCGGGCGCGGCCATGCGGATCGCATCGACTTCCTCAACGAGCAGCAGTGCACGCTGAAGCATGCGATCTATACGACGTGTCCGATCGGCAACGACGACTGGTTCCTCAAGGTGGGGGACCTCGACATCGACCGCAACCGCAACGTGGGAACGGCGCGCAACGCCTCGCTGCATTTTCTCGGCGTGCCGATCCTGTACACGCCCTGGGTCGATTTCCCGCTCGACAATGCGCGCAAGACCGGCGTGCTGACGCCGACCATCGGCACCACGCAACGAAGCGGCCTCGACATCCTGCTGCCGTACTACCTCAACCTGGCGCCGAACTACGACGCCACGCTCTATCCGCGGCTGATGTCGAAGCGCGGGATGCAGCTCGGTACCGAATTCCGCTATCTGCTGAGCGATTTCCATGGCGTGAACCGCTTCGAGTACCTGCCCAACGACAGCGTGGCCAACCGCTCCCGCTGGAGCGTCGCGCTCAACAACATCTACCGCATCAGCCCTGCGACCGAGGCCGGCATGCTGTTCAATCGCGTGTCCGACGACGACTATTTCCGCGACCTTTCCAACCTGCTCGCCGCGACGTCGACCACCCACCTCGACCACGAGGCCTGGCTGACCACCCGCCATCCCAACTGGACCGCGGAACTGCGCGCGCAGAGCTTCCAGACGCTGCAGGATTCGACCTCGTCCACCCCGATCCTGGAGCCTTACGCGCGCCTGCCGCAGGCGCTGCTCGGCGTCAACAAGGTCTTCGGCAACGGACTGGAATTCCACCTCGCCAGCGAGGCGACGCGCTTCGCCCACCCGACGCTGGTGGAGGGCACGCGGGTGCTGGCCTATCCCACGCTGCGCATGCCGCTCACCAATTCCTTCGGCTACCTCACGCCGCAGATCGGCTGGCACAGCACCTACTACGCACTCGACAACTCCGCGCCGTCCCAGCCGCAGCACGTCACCCGCAACCTGCCGATCCTCAGCCTCGACAGCGGCGTCACCTTCGAGCGCCCGTTCCGCTTCGCCGACCAGGATTACCAGCAGACGCTGGAGCCCCGCGCCTACTACGTCTACGCGCCCTACCGCGACCAGTCCAACATCCCGGTGTTCGACACCGCGCTGCTCGACTTCAGCTACGCGCAGATGTTCACCGAGAACCAGTTCATCGGCGGCGACCGCGTCAACGACGCCAACCAGCTGACGCTCGCCGTCACCAGCCGCTTCACCGAAGCCGCCAGCGGCCTCGAGCGGCTGCAGGTCACGCTCGGCCAGCGCTACTACTTCAGCACCCAGCAGGTGACCCTCAATCCCGGCGACCCGGTGCGCACCAGCAACGCCACCGACCTGCTTGCAGCCGTCAGCGGCCAGATCACGCGCGCCTGGCGCATCGACACCGCCTGGCAGTTCGACACCCAGACCGGCGCCACGATCCGCCAGAACCTCGCCGCCTCCTATCGCCCCGGCCCCGGACGCGTGCTGAACCTCGGTTACCGCTTCATCGACCAGACCACGGAGCAGGTCGACATCTCCGCGCAATGGCCGCTCGGCCACCGCTGGTACGGCATGTTCCGCTACAACTACTCGTTCAAGGACGCCAAGCTGGTCGAAGGCCTGGCCGGGTTTGAATACAATGCGGGGTGCTGGTCGCTGCGCGGCGTGCTGCAACGCCTTGCCACCAAGGCCGACCAGTCCACCGAGGCGTTCTTCATCCAGCTCGAATTGAACGGAATGGGCCGCATCGGCTCCAACCCGCTCGACGTTCTGAAACACTCTGTTCCCGGATACAGGCCTAGCAATGAACTTGTTCAAACGCCCTGA
- a CDS encoding peptidylprolyl isomerase, translating to MNLFKRPEWRCPQWALALLLAVSTLVPAHAAVQDLDRIVAVVNDEVITRQELATRYDEVVRNLERQNTPLPPRDVLEKQLLERMVTELALRQHAKATGIRIDPTQVERALQRIAAQNHLDMAGLAAALAKEGQSLDGMRATIRNELLIARARERDVDNRITVSDAEIDGYLQTQARQGVETEYNFAHILVAVPENATPEQIQARRSRAENILAQLAKGADFGQLSASYSDAPNALQGGVFGWRASGKIPTLFADALKQLQPGQVSPILTSGNGFHILKLIDKRGLDATLQVTQTHVRHILIKTNELTSEADARNRLLQLKERIENGAKFDELARLQSEDGSASKGGDLGWVNPGDTVPEFEKAMNALKPGEISDPVHTPFGWHLIQVLDRRTQDVTQERQRLLARQAIRERKADEAFQDWVRQIRDAAYVEIRPID from the coding sequence ATGAACTTGTTCAAACGCCCTGAATGGCGCTGCCCGCAGTGGGCCCTGGCGCTGCTGCTCGCCGTGTCGACCCTGGTGCCGGCCCATGCCGCCGTCCAGGACCTCGACCGCATCGTCGCCGTCGTCAACGACGAGGTCATCACCCGCCAGGAACTCGCGACGCGCTACGACGAGGTGGTGCGCAACCTCGAGCGCCAGAATACGCCGCTGCCGCCGCGCGACGTGCTCGAAAAGCAGTTGCTCGAGCGCATGGTCACCGAGCTTGCGCTGCGCCAGCACGCCAAGGCCACCGGCATCCGCATCGACCCGACGCAGGTCGAGCGTGCCCTGCAGCGCATCGCGGCGCAGAACCACCTCGACATGGCGGGCCTGGCCGCGGCGCTGGCCAAGGAAGGACAGAGCCTCGACGGCATGCGCGCCACCATCCGCAATGAGCTGCTCATCGCCCGCGCGCGCGAGCGCGACGTCGACAACCGCATCACCGTGAGCGACGCGGAAATCGACGGCTACCTGCAGACGCAGGCCCGGCAGGGCGTGGAGACCGAATACAACTTCGCGCACATCCTCGTGGCCGTTCCCGAGAATGCCACGCCCGAACAGATCCAGGCGCGCCGGAGCCGCGCCGAGAACATCCTCGCGCAGCTCGCCAAGGGCGCCGATTTCGGCCAGCTCTCCGCGAGCTATTCCGACGCGCCCAACGCCTTGCAGGGCGGCGTGTTCGGCTGGCGGGCCAGCGGCAAGATCCCGACGCTGTTCGCCGACGCGCTCAAGCAGCTGCAACCGGGGCAGGTCAGCCCCATCCTGACGAGCGGCAACGGCTTCCATATCCTCAAGCTGATCGACAAGCGCGGGCTCGACGCCACCCTCCAGGTCACGCAGACGCACGTCCGCCACATCCTGATCAAGACCAACGAGCTCACCTCGGAGGCCGACGCCCGCAACCGCCTGCTGCAGCTCAAGGAGCGCATCGAGAACGGCGCGAAGTTCGACGAACTGGCGCGCCTGCAGTCCGAGGACGGCAGCGCATCCAAGGGCGGCGATCTCGGCTGGGTGAACCCGGGCGACACGGTGCCGGAATTCGAGAAGGCCATGAACGCCCTGAAGCCGGGCGAGATCAGCGATCCGGTGCACACGCCGTTCGGCTGGCACCTGATCCAGGTACTCGACCGGCGGACCCAGGACGTCACGCAGGAGCGCCAACGGCTGCTCGCGCGCCAGGCGATCCGCGAGCGCAAGGCGGACGAAGCCTTCCAGGACTGGGTGCGGCAGATCCGCGATGCGGCCTATGTGGAAATCCGCCCCATCGACTGA
- the pdxA gene encoding 4-hydroxythreonine-4-phosphate dehydrogenase PdxA gives MWKSAPSTEPSSPRETVPLPLIAVTAGEPAGVGPDLCVALSQQALPCRLSVLGDLEVLRSRAARLGIAVEFEAGDAVPAHRPGALHVRHIPAASRVTPGTLDSDNSAHVLALLDAALAGCMNGSYDAMVTAPVHKGVINDAGFAFTGHTEYLADHSGTGRVVMMLVGGGLRVALATTHLPLRDVADAITAPLLAEVIRILHADLQRKFGIAAPRIAVAGLNPHAGEAGHLGREEIDIIAPVLERLRHEGMDLVGPQPADTLFSRIRHEPCDAVLAMYHDQGLPVLKYASFGAGVNVTLGLPFIRTSVDHGTALDLAGSGRAEVGSLLAAIEMALEMASSER, from the coding sequence ATGTGGAAATCCGCCCCATCGACTGAACCTTCGAGCCCGCGCGAGACCGTGCCCCTGCCGCTGATCGCGGTCACCGCGGGCGAGCCTGCCGGCGTCGGCCCGGACCTCTGCGTCGCCCTGTCACAGCAGGCGCTGCCCTGCCGGCTCTCGGTTCTCGGCGATCTCGAGGTGCTGCGCAGCCGGGCCGCCCGGCTCGGCATCGCGGTCGAATTCGAGGCCGGCGACGCGGTCCCGGCGCATCGTCCCGGCGCCCTGCACGTCCGCCATATCCCGGCCGCCTCGCGCGTGACGCCGGGTACGCTGGACAGTGACAACAGCGCACACGTGCTGGCGCTCCTCGACGCCGCGCTCGCAGGCTGCATGAACGGCTCGTACGACGCGATGGTCACGGCCCCCGTGCACAAGGGCGTCATCAACGACGCCGGCTTCGCCTTCACCGGCCACACCGAATATCTGGCCGACCACAGCGGCACCGGGCGGGTCGTGATGATGCTCGTGGGCGGCGGGCTGCGCGTCGCACTCGCCACCACCCACCTGCCCTTGCGCGATGTGGCGGATGCGATCACCGCGCCGCTGCTGGCGGAAGTCATCCGCATCCTGCACGCCGACCTGCAGCGCAAGTTCGGCATCGCGGCGCCACGCATCGCCGTCGCGGGGCTCAACCCGCACGCCGGCGAAGCCGGCCACCTGGGGCGCGAGGAAATCGACATCATCGCGCCCGTGCTCGAACGATTGCGCCACGAGGGCATGGATCTCGTCGGCCCGCAACCCGCGGACACGCTCTTTTCGCGCATCCGCCACGAACCCTGCGACGCCGTGCTGGCGATGTATCACGACCAGGGCCTGCCGGTGCTCAAGTACGCCAGCTTCGGCGCCGGCGTGAACGTCACGCTGGGCCTGCCCTTCATCCGCACCTCGGTCGACCACGGCACCGCGCTCGATCTCGCAGGCAGCGGGCGGGCCGAGGTCGGCAGCCTTTTGGCCGCGATCGAGATGGCGCTGGAGATGGCGAGCAGTGAGCGGTAA
- the rsmA gene encoding 16S rRNA (adenine(1518)-N(6)/adenine(1519)-N(6))-dimethyltransferase RsmA, producing MPKTVNHIPRKRFGQNFLVDQGIIHAIVEAVRPQPGETVVEIGPGLGALTRPLLERLPHLHAVELDRDIIARLQKAWPAERLTIHAGDALKFDFGSLGNDVRVVGNLPYNISSPLLFHLMAFAPHIRDMHFMLQKEVVARMVAAPGGADYGRLSVMLQRRFHMAWLLDVPPGAFEPPPKVDSAVVRLIPKSASEIVPLDEALFARVVATAFSQRRKTLRNTLGALMRAEDLAALGIDPGLRAEALPLADYEAIARHLAARAPAA from the coding sequence ATGCCCAAAACGGTTAACCACATTCCCCGCAAGCGCTTCGGCCAGAACTTCCTCGTCGACCAAGGGATCATCCATGCGATCGTCGAGGCCGTCCGCCCGCAGCCCGGCGAGACCGTCGTCGAAATCGGCCCCGGCCTCGGCGCCCTGACCCGCCCCCTGCTGGAGCGCCTGCCGCACCTGCACGCGGTCGAGCTCGACCGCGACATCATCGCGCGCCTGCAGAAGGCGTGGCCGGCCGAGCGCCTCACGATCCACGCCGGCGACGCGCTGAAATTCGACTTCGGCAGCCTCGGCAACGACGTCCGCGTGGTCGGCAACCTGCCGTACAACATCTCCAGCCCGCTGCTGTTCCACCTGATGGCCTTCGCGCCACACATCCGCGACATGCACTTCATGCTGCAGAAGGAAGTCGTCGCGCGCATGGTCGCCGCACCGGGCGGCGCCGACTATGGCCGGCTGTCGGTCATGCTGCAGCGGCGCTTCCACATGGCGTGGCTGCTCGACGTGCCGCCCGGCGCGTTCGAGCCGCCGCCCAAGGTCGACTCCGCCGTGGTGCGTCTGATCCCGAAATCCGCATCTGAAATCGTTCCGCTCGACGAGGCGCTGTTCGCCAGGGTGGTCGCGACGGCGTTCTCGCAGCGGCGCAAGACGCTCCGGAACACCCTCGGCGCCCTGATGCGGGCGGAGGATCTTGCCGCGCTGGGGATCGATCCGGGCCTGCGCGCCGAGGCACTGCCGCTGGCCGACTACGAAGCCATCGCCCGCCATCTCGCGGCCCGGGCGCCCGCCGCCTGA
- a CDS encoding putative bifunctional diguanylate cyclase/phosphodiesterase gives MNITPAGAPTPKMPFLEPDIERALLRAYIDSANDGIFVLCDEMKFHVANPVLAQWLGMSEAELTAHGQRIPITDLFGSAATASQFRHQFAAAAQGQAVRFEVEIRPPRGDTRWVEIGMNRVHLEDGELVIGIVRDTTEQKMLQTALQHLASHDDLTGLFNRRAFRQRLRTLVNAQHAGAVPHALLYVDLDQFKVVNDTCGHAAGDELLHQIGMRLKKLAGSADLVARLGGDEFGLLLHDRPIEEAMKVARSLCEDVAAHRFTWDGRPFEITASVGVCAINRDIPSAEEALSAADAACHVAKDQGRNRAQLYSEGAASKDKRQEMAWVARLQKALEENRFQIWHQRILGLRDTDDADGVHVEMLLRLVDENGEIVAPARFFPAAERYGLMPAIDRWVIQHLLLGGECGRPHQGMPAHCAINLSGASLNDDRFLVFLEDALRRTAIPTTALCFEITETVAVANFARVREVMQRLQNFGCRFALDDFGSGMSSFSYLKNLPVDSLKIDGALVRNIVEDAADLTMVEAIARIGRALGLRTVAEFVESDAILEKLRAVGVDYAQGYAIHRPAPLAADPAPQPGRKG, from the coding sequence ATGAACATCACGCCTGCGGGTGCGCCGACGCCAAAAATGCCATTCCTCGAGCCCGACATCGAGCGTGCGCTGCTCCGCGCCTACATCGACAGCGCGAACGACGGCATTTTCGTGCTGTGCGACGAGATGAAGTTCCACGTCGCGAACCCGGTCCTGGCGCAGTGGCTGGGAATGAGCGAGGCCGAGCTGACCGCCCATGGCCAGCGCATCCCGATCACCGACCTGTTCGGATCCGCCGCGACCGCATCGCAATTCCGTCATCAGTTTGCCGCTGCGGCCCAGGGACAGGCAGTGCGCTTCGAAGTGGAAATCCGGCCGCCACGCGGCGACACCCGCTGGGTGGAGATCGGCATGAACCGCGTCCACCTGGAAGACGGCGAGTTGGTGATCGGCATCGTGCGCGACACCACCGAACAGAAAATGCTGCAAACGGCACTGCAGCACCTTGCCAGCCACGACGACCTGACGGGACTCTTCAACCGCCGCGCGTTCCGGCAACGGCTGCGCACGCTGGTCAACGCGCAGCACGCCGGCGCCGTGCCGCATGCGCTTCTCTACGTGGATCTCGACCAGTTCAAGGTCGTGAACGACACCTGCGGCCACGCGGCCGGCGACGAATTGCTGCACCAGATCGGCATGCGCCTGAAGAAGCTGGCCGGCTCCGCCGATCTCGTCGCCCGCCTGGGGGGCGACGAATTCGGCCTGCTGCTGCACGACCGCCCGATCGAGGAGGCGATGAAGGTGGCGCGATCGCTGTGCGAGGACGTCGCCGCCCATCGCTTCACCTGGGATGGCCGGCCCTTCGAAATCACCGCCAGCGTCGGCGTCTGCGCGATCAATCGCGACATCCCCTCGGCCGAAGAGGCCTTGAGCGCGGCCGATGCCGCCTGCCACGTCGCCAAGGATCAAGGACGCAACCGTGCCCAGCTGTATTCCGAGGGCGCCGCCAGCAAGGACAAGCGCCAGGAAATGGCCTGGGTCGCCCGCTTGCAGAAGGCGCTGGAGGAGAACCGCTTCCAGATCTGGCACCAGCGCATCCTCGGTCTCCGCGACACGGACGACGCCGACGGCGTGCATGTCGAGATGCTGCTGCGCCTGGTCGACGAGAACGGCGAAATCGTCGCACCGGCTCGCTTCTTTCCCGCCGCCGAGCGCTATGGCCTGATGCCCGCCATCGACCGCTGGGTGATCCAGCATCTGTTGCTCGGCGGGGAATGCGGCCGTCCGCATCAAGGCATGCCGGCGCATTGCGCGATCAATCTGTCGGGGGCCAGTCTCAACGACGACCGCTTCCTCGTCTTTCTTGAAGACGCCCTGAGGCGCACCGCGATTCCCACCACCGCACTCTGTTTCGAGATCACCGAGACGGTCGCGGTGGCCAATTTCGCCCGCGTGCGCGAGGTGATGCAGCGTCTCCAGAATTTCGGCTGCCGGTTCGCGCTGGACGATTTCGGCAGCGGCATGTCCTCGTTCAGCTACCTGAAGAACCTGCCGGTCGATTCGCTCAAGATCGACGGCGCCCTGGTCCGCAACATCGTCGAGGATGCGGCGGACCTCACGATGGTCGAGGCGATCGCGCGGATCGGCCGCGCCCTCGGCCTGCGAACGGTCGCCGAATTCGTCGAGAGCGACGCAATCCTCGAGAAGCTGCGCGCCGTCGGCGTGGACTATGCCCAGGGGTATGCGATCCACCGGCCGGCGCCCCTGGCCGCGGATCCCGCTCCTCAGCCAGGCAGGAAGGGATAG